The Polaribacter tangerinus genome has a segment encoding these proteins:
- the lipB gene encoding lipoyl(octanoyl) transferase LipB, translated as MNRNILLTDLKVKDFKETWNLQTQLLQEIVDIKVQNRRNNLTQETKNHFLFVEHPHVYTLGKSGDVSNLLLNKEQLKEKKATFYKINRGGDITYHGPGQIVGYPILDLENFFTDIHKYLRLLEETIILTIAEYGLKGERSEGETGVWLDVGTPFARKICALGIRSSRWVTMHGFALNVNTNLGYFDHIIPCGIRGKAVASMQAELGKKITKEEVKEKILKHFKALFEVNVFVK; from the coding sequence ATGAATAGAAACATACTACTTACAGATTTAAAGGTTAAAGATTTTAAAGAAACTTGGAATTTACAAACCCAATTGTTACAAGAAATTGTTGACATTAAAGTACAAAATCGAAGAAATAATCTAACTCAAGAAACAAAGAATCATTTTTTGTTTGTAGAACATCCGCATGTTTATACACTTGGAAAAAGTGGCGATGTAAGCAACCTGCTTTTAAACAAAGAACAACTTAAAGAGAAAAAGGCTACTTTCTATAAAATAAATCGAGGTGGAGATATTACATATCATGGACCAGGGCAAATAGTAGGATACCCAATTTTAGACTTAGAAAATTTTTTTACCGATATTCATAAATACCTACGTTTATTAGAAGAAACTATTATCTTAACCATCGCCGAATACGGCTTAAAGGGAGAACGAAGCGAGGGAGAAACAGGTGTTTGGCTTGATGTTGGCACACCATTTGCCAGAAAAATTTGTGCGCTTGGTATTCGCTCTTCTCGGTGGGTTACCATGCATGGCTTTGCGTTAAATGTGAATACCAATTTGGGGTACTTCGATCATATTATACCTTGTGGTATTCGTGGCAAAGCGGTTGCATCGATGCAAGCTGAACTTGGTAAAAAAATAACTAAAGAAGAGGTAAAGGAAAAAATATTAAAACACTTTAAAGCTCTTTTTGAAGTGAATGTATTTGTAAAGTAA
- a CDS encoding nucleoid-associated protein has product MIKKTRAEITKCILHKVANKFNSGQNVFSNDLIRFDQESYDIMKSFLLKPFGALTQSYRFTNNEDVRLNDLNNFTSEVFKDENSFIDYSKKIVNHLFEQSNSAQIKTGDVLVVFIEGLEYKDVLTEAIGIFKIENKVDFFQTYLDDNDSFDVVVQKGISTKRLDKGCLILNTSDTEGTVVFSVDNNNYDAQYWIKNFLSVKLADDYNSHTQSYLEMCKEFSEEVIKPELGMQEQGNFLASTVDYFKENETVDYAAFKDEVFGDEKHKEQFDEYKKHFETLNDVLIRNNFDVSGVVLKKEKNKLKTEIKLDTNISIKLDVDAPEAASEYIERGFDEDKKMKFYKVYFNEEK; this is encoded by the coding sequence ATGATTAAAAAAACGCGCGCAGAAATTACTAAGTGTATTCTTCATAAAGTTGCAAATAAATTTAATAGTGGTCAAAATGTGTTTTCAAATGATTTAATTCGTTTCGATCAGGAGAGTTACGATATAATGAAGTCTTTTTTACTAAAACCTTTTGGTGCCTTAACACAAAGTTATCGTTTCACAAATAATGAAGATGTTCGCCTTAACGATTTAAATAATTTTACATCAGAAGTTTTTAAAGACGAAAATAGTTTTATCGACTACTCCAAAAAAATAGTTAATCATTTGTTTGAACAATCTAATTCTGCACAGATAAAAACAGGAGATGTTTTGGTGGTTTTTATAGAGGGTTTAGAGTATAAAGATGTGTTAACAGAAGCTATTGGTATTTTTAAAATTGAAAATAAGGTAGATTTTTTTCAAACGTATTTAGATGATAATGACAGTTTCGATGTAGTTGTACAAAAGGGAATTTCTACAAAAAGGTTAGATAAAGGTTGTTTAATTTTAAATACATCCGACACCGAAGGAACCGTAGTTTTCTCTGTAGATAACAATAATTACGATGCACAATATTGGATAAAGAATTTTTTATCTGTAAAGTTGGCAGACGATTATAATTCTCATACACAAAGCTACTTAGAAATGTGTAAAGAGTTTTCTGAAGAAGTTATAAAACCAGAACTAGGTATGCAAGAACAAGGTAATTTCTTAGCAAGCACAGTAGATTATTTTAAAGAAAATGAAACAGTAGATTATGCGGCTTTTAAAGATGAGGTTTTTGGTGACGAGAAGCACAAAGAGCAATTCGATGAATATAAAAAGCATTTTGAAACTTTGAATGATGTATTAATTAGAAATAATTTTGATGTTTCTGGAGTTGTATTGAAGAAAGAAAAAAATAAATTAAAAACAGAAATAAAATTAGACACAAATATTAGCATTAAATTAGATGTTGATGCGCCAGAGGCAGCCTCGGAGTATATAGAAAGAGGTTTTGATGAAGACAAAAAAATGAAATTCTACAAAGTTTATTTTAACGAAGAGAAATAA
- a CDS encoding ribonuclease HII: protein MLALNYSGFSLEVGTDEAGRGCLAGPVVAAAVILPENFSHSLLNDSKQLSEKNRTLLKPYIEEHALDFAVSYVWQDEVDKINVLQASIAAMHRAIDKLTQTPDFIIVDGNKFHKYAKIPHETIVKGDAKYLSIAAASVLAKTYRDSYMKRIHDEFPMYNWQKNKGYPTKEHRDAIRKFGITKYHRKTFRLLPEQLKLSI, encoded by the coding sequence ATGTTAGCATTAAATTATAGCGGATTTTCTTTAGAAGTAGGAACCGATGAGGCAGGAAGAGGTTGTTTAGCAGGTCCTGTTGTTGCGGCTGCAGTAATTTTACCAGAAAACTTTTCACATTCTTTGTTAAACGATTCAAAGCAATTATCTGAAAAAAATAGAACTTTGCTAAAACCTTATATAGAAGAACATGCACTTGATTTTGCAGTGTCTTACGTTTGGCAAGACGAAGTAGATAAAATTAATGTTTTGCAGGCTTCAATTGCCGCAATGCACCGAGCAATAGACAAGCTTACACAAACTCCAGATTTTATTATTGTTGATGGAAATAAGTTTCATAAATACGCTAAAATTCCGCATGAAACAATAGTAAAAGGTGATGCCAAATACCTAAGTATTGCTGCAGCATCTGTGCTTGCAAAAACTTATAGAGATAGCTATATGAAGAGAATTCATGACGAATTTCCAATGTATAATTGGCAAAAAAATAAAGGCTATCCCACCAAAGAACACCGAGATGCTATTAGAAAATTTGGCATCACAAAATACCACAGAAAAACATTTCGGTTATTACCAGAACAGTTAAAGTTATCTATATAG
- a CDS encoding putative porin yields the protein MISFLGFTNVNAQRTLGNEKRESTFINNRGELDSIQDTSSIKVTLSGETNYTDYKVFSHKQDTSYIDTTLTLKKEYFFNYLRKDLFEYLEFHNQGQTLNNLAYDFSKTARLTDIGFTAKQVSYFEIEDIKYYEVPTVTSEILYRTGLEQGQVLDALFTLNFSKRLNVSLAYKGLRSLGAYRQALVSNGNFRGSFHYTTTNNRYKIRGHLAKQDFFHQESGGLTVDALKNFTEDNPDFESRARLDVNLTNSESQFDGTRVYIEQSYKLISNKDSLSDRDFSNLKIGHILSTENKSYEFIQGALTPAFFGNASSSNPQSKQAKSSITNNEFHLAFKSKYILGTFKAKTNITNFSYGYDTILNSNSSINKLKISGNAISFGADWNARIKNFQLNATANITPGNARLSGNYIKGEAVYNNGKKFSTKGTLLLSSKSPNFNTILHQSEYDEYNWQNENFSNVNTRDLGFELNSTLLNASVNFTNLDNYTYFDEDNKPKQFAAQVTYLKVKANKEIKIGKFALDNTLMYQNVSNGSSVFRVPEFTTRNTFYYMDYWFKGKPMLVQIGTTFKYFTKYKANAYNPLLAEFTLQNTQDIGFPTFDVFFNAQVRRTRLYLKVDNVTSSFTDKNYFSAPNYPYRDFTIRFGLVWNWFI from the coding sequence GTGATTAGTTTTTTAGGATTTACAAACGTAAATGCTCAAAGAACTTTAGGTAACGAGAAAAGAGAAAGTACTTTTATTAACAACCGTGGTGAACTAGATTCTATTCAAGATACTTCTTCTATAAAAGTTACCCTTTCTGGAGAAACCAATTATACAGACTATAAAGTATTTTCTCATAAACAAGACACTTCATATATAGACACTACTCTTACACTAAAAAAAGAATATTTTTTTAATTATTTACGAAAAGATTTGTTTGAATATTTAGAGTTTCACAACCAAGGACAAACACTAAATAATTTAGCGTATGATTTTAGCAAAACAGCAAGACTTACGGATATTGGTTTCACAGCAAAACAAGTAAGTTATTTTGAAATTGAAGATATTAAATATTACGAAGTTCCAACTGTTACATCAGAAATACTCTATAGAACTGGTCTTGAACAAGGACAAGTTTTAGATGCTTTATTCACTTTAAATTTTTCTAAAAGATTAAATGTATCTCTTGCATATAAAGGGCTTCGTTCTTTGGGAGCCTACAGACAAGCATTGGTAAGTAATGGTAATTTTAGAGGAAGTTTCCACTATACCACAACAAATAATAGGTACAAAATTAGAGGGCATTTGGCAAAACAAGATTTCTTTCATCAAGAAAGTGGTGGACTAACAGTTGATGCTCTTAAAAATTTTACAGAAGATAATCCAGATTTTGAGTCTAGAGCTCGTTTAGATGTAAATTTAACAAACTCTGAAAGCCAGTTTGATGGTACTAGAGTTTATATAGAACAAAGTTATAAACTAATTTCTAACAAAGACTCGTTGTCTGACAGAGACTTTAGTAACTTAAAAATAGGCCATATTCTAAGCACCGAAAATAAATCTTATGAGTTTATTCAAGGTGCATTAACTCCTGCTTTTTTTGGAAATGCGTCTTCTTCTAATCCACAGAGTAAACAAGCAAAAAGTAGTATTACCAATAACGAATTTCACTTAGCTTTTAAATCAAAATATATTTTAGGAACCTTTAAAGCTAAAACTAATATCACCAATTTTTCATACGGGTACGACACTATTTTAAATAGCAACAGCAGTATTAATAAATTAAAAATTTCGGGAAATGCTATTTCCTTCGGAGCAGATTGGAACGCTAGAATTAAAAATTTTCAATTAAACGCTACTGCAAATATTACACCAGGTAACGCCCGTCTTTCGGGCAACTACATAAAAGGTGAAGCAGTGTATAACAACGGAAAAAAATTTAGTACAAAAGGAACTTTATTGCTAAGTTCAAAATCGCCCAATTTTAACACAATACTTCATCAAAGTGAATATGACGAGTACAACTGGCAAAATGAAAATTTTAGTAATGTAAATACGAGAGATTTAGGTTTTGAGCTAAACTCTACACTACTAAATGCAAGTGTTAATTTTACGAACTTAGACAATTATACTTATTTCGATGAAGATAATAAGCCAAAACAATTTGCTGCTCAGGTAACTTACTTAAAGGTAAAAGCAAACAAAGAAATTAAAATTGGCAAATTTGCATTAGACAATACCTTAATGTATCAGAACGTTAGCAATGGAAGTTCGGTATTTAGGGTACCGGAATTTACTACGAGAAATACATTTTATTATATGGATTATTGGTTTAAAGGCAAACCCATGTTGGTTCAAATAGGTACCACTTTTAAATACTTTACAAAATATAAAGCAAATGCATACAATCCGCTTTTAGCAGAATTTACATTGCAAAATACACAAGATATTGGTTTTCCTACTTTTGATGTGTTCTTTAATGCGCAAGTAAGAAGAACACGTTTATACTTAAAAGTAGATAATGTTACCTCTAGTTTTACAGATAAAAATTATTTTTCGGCTCCAAATTATCCATACAGAGATTTTACCATCCGTTTTGGGTTGGTATGGAACTGGTTTATTTAG
- the nhaC gene encoding Na+/H+ antiporter NhaC, producing the protein MPSDKNLTEISIENQKIINNKELTIWEALFPVFALVAMLAYNVYVFGDDALSGSNQFILLLGGAVAAFVGFRNKVSYHRMIEEVAENIKSTAGAILILLMVGALAGTWLISGIIPAMIYYGLQVLNPTIFLAACLIICAVISVATGSSWTTSATVGIALIGIGEALGISIGMTAGAVLSGAYFGDKMSPMSDTTNLAPAMAGTDLFTHIKYMAFTTVPTIVVTLIIFVILGFSQSASGEADVNALLLDIEKSFHISPWLFIVPVVVILLIAKKTPPLIALLAGTIFGAIFALIFQPDIVANITGVQELDFKSAYKGVLQAITVETSVPTENTALADLFTAGGMSKMLGTIWLILCAMVFGGIMDAIGALARISAFMLRLFDSVFGLFASTVFTCIGLNFTASDQYLAIVVPGKMYAKAYADKGLAPENLSRTLEDSGTVTSVLIPWNTCGAYHSGVLGVSVAEYFVYAIFNYLSPFTTLLFAAFKIKIKQLVK; encoded by the coding sequence ATGCCAAGCGATAAGAACCTAACAGAAATATCAATAGAAAATCAAAAAATTATTAATAACAAAGAGTTAACTATCTGGGAAGCATTATTTCCTGTTTTTGCCTTGGTTGCTATGTTGGCCTATAATGTTTATGTTTTTGGTGATGATGCTTTAAGTGGAAGTAATCAATTTATTTTATTATTGGGCGGTGCTGTAGCTGCATTTGTAGGTTTTAGAAATAAAGTTTCGTATCATAGAATGATAGAAGAGGTTGCCGAAAACATAAAATCTACAGCAGGAGCCATTTTAATTTTACTAATGGTTGGTGCTTTGGCAGGAACTTGGTTAATTAGTGGAATTATTCCTGCCATGATTTATTACGGATTACAAGTGTTGAATCCAACAATATTTTTGGCAGCTTGTTTAATTATTTGTGCAGTTATTTCTGTAGCTACAGGAAGCTCTTGGACTACATCTGCAACGGTAGGTATCGCATTAATTGGTATAGGAGAGGCTTTAGGAATTTCTATTGGAATGACAGCTGGTGCCGTGCTTTCTGGAGCTTATTTCGGAGACAAAATGTCGCCAATGTCAGATACCACTAATCTTGCGCCAGCAATGGCTGGAACAGATTTATTTACACATATAAAATACATGGCTTTTACAACAGTTCCTACTATCGTAGTAACTCTTATAATTTTTGTGATTTTAGGTTTTTCTCAGAGTGCTAGTGGAGAAGCAGATGTGAACGCCTTATTGTTAGACATAGAAAAATCGTTTCATATCTCTCCTTGGTTATTTATAGTTCCTGTAGTAGTTATCCTTTTAATTGCTAAAAAAACACCGCCTTTAATTGCTTTATTAGCAGGTACAATTTTCGGAGCAATTTTTGCACTAATTTTTCAACCAGATATAGTTGCTAATATTACTGGTGTTCAAGAACTAGATTTTAAGTCTGCTTATAAAGGTGTTTTACAAGCAATAACAGTAGAAACTTCTGTACCAACAGAAAATACTGCTTTAGCAGATTTATTTACAGCCGGAGGTATGTCTAAAATGCTAGGAACTATTTGGCTTATTTTATGTGCAATGGTGTTTGGAGGTATTATGGATGCTATTGGTGCATTAGCAAGAATTAGCGCTTTTATGTTGCGTCTTTTCGATTCTGTTTTCGGACTTTTTGCGAGTACAGTATTTACTTGTATAGGTTTAAACTTTACTGCATCAGACCAATATTTGGCAATTGTTGTGCCTGGAAAAATGTATGCAAAGGCATATGCCGATAAAGGGTTGGCTCCAGAAAATTTAAGTAGAACATTAGAAGATTCGGGAACGGTTACGTCTGTATTAATTCCTTGGAATACCTGTGGCGCTTATCATTCTGGTGTTTTAGGAGTATCTGTGGCAGAGTATTTTGTATATGCTATCTTTAATTACCTTAGTCCTTTTACAACCTTGTTGTTCGCAGCGTTTAAAATCAAAATAAAGCAATTGGTAAAGTAA
- a CDS encoding metal-dependent hydrolase: MDSLTQIVLGAACGELVLGKKIGNKALLFGAIAGTIPDLDVFIGKLFYQNEIQAMVFHRGFMHSIMFAILGAILFGWITFRLYDTQKRKHTTTLKNWISLFFWSIFTHPILDCFTPYGTQLFAPFSDYRVALNTISVVDPFYTLPFLICVIGVLFFKRTNNRRTKWLKTGIIISSIYLTFTVANKIYIDTVFKTSFDKAQIFVNRFSAQPTIFNNILWYAVGETEDAYHLAFYSLFDKKNTTDKIITIPKSGSRLDTKDVNLQKLIWFSNGYYSISKNTSSNTYKYTDLRYPMLDTENLETSVFNFTLVRKNNTWDILPFAGNPPKNEDFVKFVSRFWGI; this comes from the coding sequence ATGGATTCATTAACTCAAATAGTTTTAGGTGCTGCTTGTGGTGAGCTTGTATTAGGTAAAAAAATAGGCAACAAAGCATTGTTATTTGGAGCTATAGCTGGTACAATTCCAGATTTAGATGTTTTTATTGGGAAACTTTTTTATCAAAATGAAATACAAGCAATGGTTTTTCATAGAGGCTTTATGCATTCTATTATGTTTGCTATTTTAGGCGCTATTCTATTTGGATGGATTACTTTTAGATTATATGATACCCAAAAAAGAAAACATACCACAACTCTAAAAAACTGGATTTCTCTATTTTTCTGGAGCATTTTTACACATCCAATTTTAGATTGTTTTACACCTTATGGCACCCAATTATTTGCTCCTTTTTCTGATTACAGAGTAGCTCTAAATACCATTTCTGTTGTAGATCCATTTTATACACTGCCTTTTTTAATATGTGTAATTGGAGTTTTATTTTTTAAAAGAACTAATAATAGAAGAACCAAATGGTTAAAAACCGGAATTATTATAAGCAGTATATACTTAACATTTACAGTTGCCAATAAAATATATATCGACACTGTTTTTAAGACATCATTTGACAAAGCACAAATCTTTGTAAATCGTTTTTCTGCACAACCAACTATATTTAACAACATACTATGGTACGCTGTTGGAGAAACAGAAGATGCATACCATTTAGCTTTTTACTCTTTATTTGATAAAAAAAACACTACTGATAAAATTATTACAATTCCAAAAAGTGGTTCACGATTAGATACAAAGGATGTGAACTTACAAAAACTAATATGGTTTAGTAATGGTTATTACAGTATTTCTAAAAATACCAGCTCAAATACCTATAAATATACAGATTTACGATACCCGATGTTGGATACTGAAAATTTAGAAACTAGTGTTTTTAATTTTACACTAGTAAGAAAAAATAACACATGGGATATTCTACCATTCGCAGGAAATCCTCCAAAAAATGAAGATTTTGTAAAGTTTGTTTCTAGGTTTTGGGGTATTTAG
- a CDS encoding aminotransferase class V-fold PLP-dependent enzyme — protein MKLNPADAIQDVQNFGEFGGVNPSISDSSTYTFMSAKTMVDTFEGNTDGCHLYARHTTPSNLYLGAALATMEGTEAANVSASGMGAITSVLLQLAGAGDHIVSSRTIYGGTYAFLKNFTPRLGIKTSFVDITKLDLVEAAITQNTKVLYCETVSNPLLEVADINGLSLLAKKYNLQLVVDNTFSPLSISPAKLGADVVIHSLTKFINGSSDTVGGVICGTQEFINELRSVNDGACMLLGATMDSLRASSILKNLRTLHIRMKQHSKNAAFLAEKFHEKGVKTVYPGLPFHPSHKIFNKMMNAEFGYGGMLTIDAGSLEKATILMELMQKKNVGYLAVSLGFYKTLFSAPGSSTSSEIPEDEQQQMGLNSGLIRFSIGLDNDIERTYKIIESCLFEVGVL, from the coding sequence ATGAAACTTAACCCAGCCGACGCTATTCAAGATGTACAAAACTTTGGTGAATTTGGAGGAGTAAATCCTTCTATTTCAGATTCTTCTACGTATACTTTTATGTCTGCTAAAACAATGGTAGATACTTTCGAAGGAAACACCGATGGTTGTCATTTATATGCCAGACATACCACCCCAAGTAATTTATATTTGGGAGCGGCATTAGCTACTATGGAAGGTACAGAAGCAGCCAATGTTTCTGCCTCGGGTATGGGAGCAATTACATCTGTGTTGCTTCAGTTAGCGGGAGCAGGAGATCACATTGTTTCTAGTCGAACTATTTATGGTGGTACGTATGCTTTTCTTAAAAACTTTACCCCGAGGTTGGGTATAAAAACTAGTTTTGTAGACATTACAAAGCTAGACTTAGTAGAGGCAGCAATTACGCAAAATACCAAAGTTTTATACTGCGAAACTGTTAGTAATCCGTTGTTAGAAGTGGCAGATATTAATGGCTTATCTTTACTAGCAAAAAAATATAATCTACAATTAGTAGTAGACAATACTTTTTCTCCGCTTTCTATTTCGCCAGCTAAACTAGGTGCAGACGTAGTAATTCATAGTTTAACAAAATTTATTAATGGTTCATCAGATACTGTTGGAGGTGTAATTTGTGGTACTCAAGAGTTTATTAATGAATTAAGAAGTGTAAATGATGGCGCTTGTATGTTGTTGGGGGCTACAATGGACTCTTTGCGCGCATCATCTATTTTAAAAAATTTACGCACCTTACATATAAGAATGAAGCAACACAGTAAAAATGCAGCATTTTTGGCAGAAAAGTTTCATGAAAAAGGTGTTAAAACTGTATATCCTGGTTTGCCTTTTCACCCTTCTCACAAAATTTTTAATAAGATGATGAATGCCGAGTTTGGTTACGGTGGAATGCTAACTATAGATGCGGGTTCTCTAGAAAAAGCTACCATACTTATGGAACTAATGCAGAAAAAAAATGTTGGATATTTGGCTGTTAGTTTAGGCTTTTATAAAACGTTATTTTCTGCGCCAGGTAGTTCTACTTCATCAGAAATACCAGAAGACGAGCAACAACAAATGGGATTAAATAGTGGGTTAATTCGCTTTTCTATTGGTTTAGATAACGATATTGAGAGAACATATAAAATAATAGAAAGTTGCTTATTTGAGGTAGGAGTTTTGTAG
- a CDS encoding Lrp/AsnC family transcriptional regulator produces the protein MNLDATDKKLISLLQKDSKQTTKQLSLQLNLSVTAVYERIKKLENLHVIEKYVAIINRKKIEKAFLVFCHIKLVQHSIEYVTTFEREILKLREVSECFHVSGEYDYILKIYVKDMDEYRNFMVSKLTAIKYIGSTHSTFAIEEVKNTTTISL, from the coding sequence ATGAATTTAGACGCCACAGACAAAAAGCTCATTTCTTTATTACAAAAAGATAGCAAACAAACCACTAAACAACTTTCTCTTCAATTAAACCTTTCTGTAACAGCTGTATATGAAAGAATAAAAAAATTAGAAAATCTACATGTAATTGAAAAATATGTAGCAATTATTAACAGAAAAAAAATTGAAAAAGCATTCTTAGTTTTTTGTCATATCAAATTGGTACAACATTCAATAGAATACGTTACAACTTTTGAGCGAGAAATTTTAAAACTAAGAGAAGTCTCAGAATGTTTTCATGTAAGTGGAGAGTATGATTATATTTTAAAGATTTATGTTAAAGATATGGATGAGTACCGAAACTTTATGGTTTCTAAACTAACCGCTATTAAATATATTGGAAGCACACATAGTACCTTTGCCATTGAAGAAGTTAAAAATACGACCACCATAAGTTTGTAA
- a CDS encoding YceI family protein → MKKIILSLAVVATVLTACKENKKDKVQVNEEVKVEAKVADTFENNVDVAASEITWLGSKPTGTHNGVISLKEGSLVVENGTLTAGSFEIDMTSITVLDIPADAKGNADLKGHLSSPDFFDVAAFPTSKFVITSVEDKGDKLHVTGNLTLKETTKSITIPAVISTEGNVTTFKSDTFSVDRTDFGITYKSKKIDAALKDKFINDLMEISFTVKTKA, encoded by the coding sequence ATGAAGAAAATAATTTTATCGTTGGCAGTTGTTGCGACAGTTTTAACAGCCTGTAAAGAAAACAAAAAGGACAAAGTTCAAGTTAATGAAGAAGTAAAAGTTGAAGCTAAAGTAGCAGATACTTTTGAAAACAATGTAGATGTTGCGGCATCAGAAATTACATGGTTAGGCTCAAAGCCAACAGGAACTCATAACGGAGTAATCAGTTTAAAGGAAGGTTCTTTAGTAGTAGAAAATGGTACATTAACTGCCGGATCTTTTGAGATAGATATGACCTCTATAACTGTGTTAGATATTCCTGCAGATGCTAAAGGAAATGCAGACTTAAAAGGACATTTATCATCACCAGATTTCTTTGACGTTGCAGCTTTTCCTACTTCAAAATTTGTAATTACAAGTGTCGAAGACAAAGGAGATAAACTACACGTTACAGGAAATTTAACTCTTAAAGAAACAACTAAAAGCATTACCATTCCTGCAGTTATTTCTACTGAAGGAAATGTTACTACTTTTAAAAGTGATACTTTTAGTGTAGATAGAACAGATTTTGGAATTACCTACAAGTCTAAGAAAATTGATGCTGCACTGAAAGATAAGTTTATTAACGACTTAATGGAAATTTCTTTTACTGTAAAAACGAAAGCATAA
- a CDS encoding tRNA threonylcarbamoyladenosine dehydratase has product MSWLERTELLVTKSGLDKLQNANILIVGLGGVGSFAAEFIARAGVKNITIVDGDVFDETNKNRQLPALDSTIGQSKTSVIAARLKDINSEINLTVLQEFLSPEKAYDIVSNEYDYVMDCIDSITPKVNLIVAARRKKVKIISSMGAGGKLNATKIKVKDIAKTKNCTMARLLRKRLRERKVDKGVKAVFSDEVQIAESVKITDGTNFKKSFYGTISYMPAAFGLQAAAHVVNYLLKSKK; this is encoded by the coding sequence ATGAGTTGGTTAGAAAGAACCGAATTATTGGTAACAAAAAGCGGGTTAGATAAATTGCAAAATGCAAATATATTGATAGTAGGTTTGGGCGGCGTGGGTTCTTTTGCGGCAGAATTTATTGCAAGAGCAGGTGTAAAAAATATTACTATTGTAGATGGAGATGTTTTTGATGAAACTAATAAAAACAGACAGTTACCAGCTTTAGATTCTACTATTGGTCAATCTAAAACAAGTGTGATTGCAGCTCGATTAAAAGACATAAATTCAGAAATTAATCTTACCGTTTTACAAGAGTTTTTAAGTCCAGAAAAGGCTTATGATATTGTGTCTAATGAGTATGATTATGTGATGGATTGCATAGATAGTATTACGCCAAAAGTTAATTTAATTGTTGCAGCAAGAAGAAAAAAAGTAAAAATTATTTCTTCTATGGGGGCGGGCGGAAAATTAAATGCTACCAAAATTAAAGTAAAAGACATCGCTAAAACCAAAAATTGTACTATGGCAAGATTGCTAAGAAAACGATTAAGGGAGCGCAAAGTAGACAAAGGTGTTAAAGCAGTGTTTTCTGATGAGGTGCAAATTGCAGAGAGTGTAAAAATTACAGATGGTACTAATTTTAAGAAATCTTTTTATGGCACCATAAGCTATATGCCAGCTGCATTTGGCTTACAAGCTGCAGCTCATGTTGTTAATTATTTGCTAAAAAGTAAAAAATAG
- a CDS encoding TatD family hydrolase codes for MLFFDAHSHNLVSHKKVVTIFNTYPNKLHTTHYFSVGLHPWFIKKDNVLEDIANLETAVQHPNCLAVGECGLDKAIKTDFLFQEQLFKRQILLSEKVTKPLIIHCVRAYQEIIRIKKELNVHQPWIIHGFNKNNQVAQSLLKNGVFLSFGSSIIHNKKLQEVFKKVPLDAFLLETDTSTTSIQEIYRTAATLKKMSLAELQQILTENFTKIFTL; via the coding sequence ATGCTTTTTTTTGATGCGCACTCACATAATTTAGTTTCTCATAAAAAGGTAGTTACTATTTTTAATACATATCCTAATAAACTTCACACTACACATTACTTTTCTGTAGGTTTGCACCCTTGGTTTATTAAAAAAGATAATGTATTAGAAGATATTGCAAATTTAGAAACTGCCGTTCAGCACCCAAATTGTTTAGCCGTTGGAGAGTGTGGTTTAGACAAAGCTATAAAAACTGATTTTTTATTTCAAGAGCAATTATTTAAACGTCAAATTTTACTCTCAGAAAAAGTTACAAAGCCTCTAATAATTCATTGTGTAAGGGCTTATCAAGAAATTATAAGAATTAAGAAAGAATTAAATGTACACCAACCTTGGATTATTCATGGATTTAATAAAAATAATCAAGTAGCACAAAGCTTGCTTAAAAATGGTGTTTTTTTGTCATTTGGTTCTTCAATTATCCACAATAAAAAACTTCAAGAGGTTTTTAAGAAGGTTCCTTTAGATGCTTTTTTATTAGAAACAGATACTTCGACAACATCAATACAAGAAATTTATAGAACTGCTGCAACATTAAAAAAAATGTCTTTGGCAGAACTACAGCAAATATTAACAGAAAATTTTACAAAAATATTTACACTATGA